A genomic region of Sphingobium sp. HWE2-09 contains the following coding sequences:
- the ftsH gene encoding ATP-dependent zinc metalloprotease FtsH, with amino-acid sequence MNDEKEPQGNPWIKSAMIWAGVIVALLMFVSLFNSPTAVGGSAIAYSEFRSKVQEGQVKDVAIAPDKISGTLSGGQKFTTIPVSDPGLTGLLDDNNVKYSGQAQDQPSFWQILVYQSLPFLLILGIAFFVLRQMQKGGGAGGAMGFGKSKAKLLTEKHGKVTFADVAGIDEAREELEEIVEFLKDPTKFARLGGKIPKGALLVGSPGTGKTLLARAIAGEAGVPFFTISGSDFVEMFVGVGASRVRDMFEQAKKNAPCIVFIDEIDAVGRHRGAGLGNGNDEREQTLNQLLVEMDGFEANEGIIIVAATNRPDVLDPALLRPGRFDRQVVVPRPDIDGREKILAVHMKKVPLAPDVEPRTIARGTPGFSGADLANLVNEAALTAARRGKRLVAMSEFESAKDKVMMGAERRSMVMTDDEKKMTAYHEAGHAIVSVHEPASDPIHKATIIPRGRALGMVMRLPERDSYSYHRDKMHANMAVAMGGRVAEEIIFGYDKVSSGASGDIQYATKLARDMVTQWGMSDKLGPLQYEEQQGETFLGYSQSQRVHMSDETAKLIDAEIRGLVEQGYQRAQDLLKGHEDQLHLLANAMLEYETLSGEEIRALLEKGEITRDDGTTIKPSVIPAAGSSIPRIRKRKGPFGEASPAGA; translated from the coding sequence ATGAACGACGAAAAAGAGCCGCAGGGCAACCCCTGGATCAAGAGCGCGATGATTTGGGCGGGCGTGATCGTCGCCCTGCTGATGTTCGTGTCGCTGTTCAACAGCCCGACCGCCGTGGGCGGCAGCGCCATCGCCTATTCCGAATTCCGGTCGAAGGTGCAGGAAGGCCAGGTCAAGGACGTCGCGATCGCGCCGGACAAGATCAGCGGCACTTTGTCGGGCGGGCAGAAGTTCACCACCATTCCCGTCAGCGATCCGGGCCTGACCGGCCTGCTGGACGACAATAATGTCAAATATTCGGGCCAGGCGCAGGACCAGCCCAGCTTCTGGCAGATTCTGGTCTATCAGTCGCTGCCGTTCCTGCTGATCCTGGGCATCGCCTTTTTCGTGCTGCGCCAGATGCAGAAGGGCGGCGGCGCGGGCGGCGCGATGGGTTTCGGCAAGTCCAAGGCCAAGCTGCTGACCGAAAAGCATGGCAAGGTGACCTTCGCCGACGTTGCGGGCATCGATGAAGCGCGCGAAGAACTGGAAGAGATTGTCGAGTTTCTGAAAGACCCGACCAAGTTCGCGCGGCTGGGCGGCAAGATTCCCAAGGGCGCGTTGCTGGTCGGCTCGCCCGGCACCGGCAAGACGCTGCTGGCCCGCGCGATCGCGGGCGAGGCAGGCGTGCCCTTCTTCACCATTTCCGGTTCCGACTTCGTCGAGATGTTCGTCGGCGTCGGCGCGAGCCGCGTGCGCGACATGTTCGAGCAGGCGAAGAAGAATGCGCCGTGCATCGTGTTCATCGACGAAATCGACGCGGTCGGTCGCCATCGTGGCGCGGGCCTGGGCAATGGCAATGACGAGCGCGAGCAGACGCTGAACCAGCTGCTGGTCGAGATGGACGGTTTCGAGGCGAATGAGGGCATCATCATCGTCGCGGCGACCAACCGCCCCGACGTGCTGGACCCGGCGCTGCTGCGGCCCGGTCGCTTCGATCGCCAGGTCGTGGTGCCCCGTCCCGATATCGATGGGCGCGAGAAGATCCTGGCCGTCCATATGAAGAAGGTGCCGCTGGCGCCCGACGTCGAACCGCGCACGATCGCCCGGGGCACGCCCGGTTTCTCCGGCGCGGACCTCGCCAATCTGGTCAATGAAGCGGCGTTGACGGCGGCGCGGCGTGGCAAGCGGCTGGTCGCGATGAGCGAGTTTGAATCGGCCAAGGACAAGGTGATGATGGGCGCGGAACGCCGCTCCATGGTCATGACCGACGATGAGAAGAAGATGACCGCCTATCATGAGGCGGGCCATGCGATCGTGTCGGTCCATGAACCGGCGTCCGACCCGATCCACAAGGCGACGATCATCCCGCGCGGCCGCGCGCTGGGCATGGTGATGCGCCTGCCGGAGCGGGACAGCTACAGCTATCACCGCGACAAGATGCACGCGAACATGGCCGTCGCCATGGGCGGGCGCGTGGCCGAGGAGATCATCTTCGGTTACGACAAGGTATCGAGCGGCGCTTCGGGCGACATCCAATATGCCACCAAGCTGGCGCGCGACATGGTCACCCAATGGGGCATGTCCGACAAGCTGGGGCCGCTGCAATATGAAGAGCAGCAGGGCGAAACCTTCCTGGGCTATTCGCAGAGCCAGCGCGTGCATATGTCCGACGAGACGGCCAAGCTGATCGACGCGGAAATCCGCGGGTTGGTGGAGCAGGGCTATCAGCGCGCGCAGGACTTGCTGAAGGGCCATGAGGACCAGTTGCACCTGCTCGCCAACGCGATGCTGGAATATGAGACGCTGAGCGGCGAGGAAATCCGGGCGTTGCTGGAAAAGGGCGAGATCACCCGCGACGACGGGACGACGATCAAGCCTTCGGTGATCCCGGCGGCGGGGTCTTCGATCCCGCGCATCCGCAAGCGTAAGGGGCCGTTCGGCGAGGCGTCGCCTGCCGGGGCTTGA
- a CDS encoding gamma carbonic anhydrase family protein → MSNAAYPDVSIIPFNGKTPVIHPSAFIAPGCRIIGDVEIGEDASIWYNCVVRGDVNQVRIGARTNVQDGTIIHCDSPGDRADGRPAEGWPAIIGDDVLIGHLAMVHGCVLQDRAFVGLGAIVMSGCVVESDAMLAAGALLSPGKRVSHRQLWAGRPAKYMRDLSDAALIDMREGVDHYVHNAKAHKGAVKAMEG, encoded by the coding sequence CGATGTCAGCATCATCCCCTTCAACGGCAAGACGCCCGTCATCCACCCCAGCGCCTTCATCGCGCCGGGATGCCGCATCATCGGCGATGTCGAAATCGGCGAAGATGCCAGCATCTGGTATAATTGCGTCGTCCGCGGTGACGTGAACCAGGTGCGGATCGGTGCGCGCACCAATGTGCAGGACGGGACGATCATCCATTGCGACAGCCCCGGCGACCGCGCCGATGGCCGCCCGGCGGAAGGCTGGCCCGCGATCATCGGCGACGATGTGCTGATCGGCCACCTGGCGATGGTCCATGGCTGCGTGCTGCAGGATCGCGCTTTCGTCGGCCTGGGCGCGATCGTCATGAGCGGCTGCGTGGTCGAAAGCGACGCGATGCTGGCCGCGGGCGCGCTGCTGTCGCCGGGCAAGCGGGTGTCGCATCGGCAGCTATGGGCCGGTCGCCCCGCCAAATATATGCGCGACCTTAGCGACGCCGCGCTGATCGACATGCGCGAAGGCGTGGATCATTATGTCCATAATGCCAAGGCGCATAAGGGTGCAGTGAAGGCTATGGAGGGGTAA